Proteins from one Procambarus clarkii isolate CNS0578487 chromosome 40, FALCON_Pclarkii_2.0, whole genome shotgun sequence genomic window:
- the LOC138372868 gene encoding F-box/LRR-repeat protein 17-like, producing the protein MGNGEVAALVMGNGVVAALVMGNGEVAALVMGNGTVAALVMGNGTVAALVMGNGVVAALVMGNGAVAALVMGNGEVAALVMGNGEVAALVMGNWVVAALVMGNGVVAALVMGNGEVAALVMGNGEVAALVMGKGRCSICNG; encoded by the coding sequence ATGGGTAATGGGGAGGTGGCAGCATTAGTAATGGGTAATGGGGTGGTGGCAGCATTAGTAATGGGTAATGGGGAGGTGGCAGCATTAGTAATGGGTAATGGGACGGTGGCAGCATTAGTAATGGGTAATGGGACGGTGGCAGCATTAGTAATGGGTAATGGGGTGGTGGCAGCATTAGTAATGGGTAATGGGGCGGTGGCAGCATTAGTAATGGGTAATGGGGAGGTGGCAGCATTAGTAATGGGTAATGGTGAGGTGGCAGCATTAGTAATGGGTAATTGGGTGGTGGCAGCATTAGTAATGGGTAATGGGGTGGTGGCAGCATTAGTAATGGGTAATGGGGAGGTGGCAGCATTAGTAATGGGTAATGGGGAGGTGGCAGCATTAGTAATGGGTAAGGGGCGGTGCAGCATTTGTAATGGGTAA